The Kitasatospora paranensis genome has a window encoding:
- a CDS encoding amino acid ABC transporter permease has translation MSTATRSATVLFDTPGPRARARYRLFGVLSLLGIAGLLWYAYASLADAGQFDGQLWDTFQYKAVQQRILDGAVATLKAFALAGVLSIVLGTLLATGRLSDHRPVRAVCTSVIEFFRAMPLLIMIFALYRGAFASQPMWALVLGLTLYNGAVQAEVIRAGIAAVPRGQGEAAYALGLRKTQVMGLILVPQAVRSMLPAIIGQLVVTLKDTSLGFVITYPELLYAGKVIASNSPGYPYIPMIMVIGPIYIGLCLALTALAKWLEARSRRGANRRTPVAA, from the coding sequence ATGAGCACCGCCACCCGCTCCGCGACCGTCCTCTTCGACACCCCCGGCCCGCGGGCCAGGGCGCGCTACCGGCTGTTCGGCGTCCTCTCCCTGCTGGGGATCGCCGGGCTGCTCTGGTACGCGTACGCCAGCCTCGCCGACGCGGGGCAGTTCGACGGGCAGCTCTGGGACACCTTCCAGTACAAGGCCGTCCAGCAGCGGATCCTGGACGGGGCGGTGGCCACCCTCAAGGCCTTCGCGCTGGCCGGCGTGCTGTCGATCGTGCTCGGCACGCTGCTGGCCACCGGACGGCTCTCCGACCACCGGCCCGTCCGGGCGGTCTGCACCTCGGTGATCGAGTTCTTCCGGGCGATGCCCCTGCTGATCATGATCTTCGCGCTCTACCGCGGGGCGTTCGCCTCGCAGCCGATGTGGGCCCTGGTGCTCGGCCTCACGCTGTACAACGGGGCCGTCCAGGCCGAGGTGATCCGCGCCGGGATCGCTGCGGTGCCGCGCGGGCAGGGCGAGGCCGCCTACGCCCTCGGTCTGCGCAAGACCCAGGTGATGGGCCTGATCCTCGTCCCGCAGGCGGTGCGTTCGATGCTGCCGGCCATCATCGGCCAGCTCGTGGTCACCCTGAAGGACACCTCGCTCGGCTTCGTGATCACCTACCCGGAGCTGCTGTACGCGGGCAAGGTCATCGCCTCCAATTCGCCCGGCTACCCGTACATCCCGATGATCATGGTGATCGGGCCGATCTACATCGGGCTGTGCCTGGCCCTCACCGCGCTGGCGAAGTGGCTGGAGGCGCGCAGCCGCCGCGGCGCGAACCGGCGCACACCGGTCGCTGCTTGA
- a CDS encoding amino acid ABC transporter permease — MMFEDDNFATFRDGFLTTVELSAVSALFALLLGTVLAAFRVSPVPALRAFGAVWVNVFRNTPLTLLFIAVVFALPRLGVHFDSFTFAAMALSAYTGSFVCEVLRSGINTVPLGQAEAARSLGLTFGQTLGQIILPQAARTVLGPMSSIFIALPRNSAIAGAFSVSELYNAQQTLTDKGYAILPIFAWAAVAYLALSFAVRGVFRLLESQLAVVR; from the coding sequence ATGATGTTCGAGGACGACAACTTCGCGACCTTCCGCGACGGGTTCCTGACCACGGTCGAGCTGAGCGCGGTGAGTGCGCTCTTCGCGCTGCTGCTCGGCACGGTGCTGGCGGCCTTCCGGGTCTCCCCGGTACCGGCGCTGCGGGCGTTCGGGGCGGTGTGGGTGAACGTGTTCCGCAACACCCCGCTGACCCTGCTGTTCATCGCCGTGGTGTTCGCCCTGCCGCGGCTGGGCGTGCACTTCGACAGCTTCACCTTCGCGGCGATGGCGCTGAGCGCGTACACCGGCAGCTTCGTCTGCGAGGTGCTGCGCTCCGGCATCAACACGGTGCCGCTCGGCCAGGCGGAGGCGGCCCGCAGCCTCGGCCTGACCTTCGGTCAGACGCTGGGGCAGATCATCCTGCCGCAGGCCGCGCGCACCGTGCTCGGCCCGATGAGCAGCATCTTCATCGCGCTGCCGAGGAACTCGGCGATCGCCGGCGCGTTCAGCGTCTCCGAGCTCTACAACGCGCAGCAGACCCTGACCGACAAGGGGTACGCCATCCTCCCGATCTTCGCCTGGGCGGCGGTGGCGTACCTGGCGCTCAGCTTCGCCGTCCGGGGCGTGTTCCGCCTCCTGGAGTCCCAGCTGGCGGTGGTCCGATGA
- a CDS encoding glutamate ABC transporter substrate-binding protein, translating to MRTRRTIAAALSVLALTAVAACGKDGSPSTGSDAAAPKLPTYSVNTAAKLDGSPAWTAAKKRGKLIIGAKSDQPFLGFEDVSTNTRNGFDIEIAKMVAADLGFSPDQIEFKTIVSANRETEIGHNNIDYYVGTYSINAKRKNDVSFAGPYYIAGQDLLVRKDDTAITGPESAVGKNVCTVTGSTSVDQIEKYIGKGKAIHYDNYAQCVDRLLTGELDAVTTDDAILKGFAAKNAGKLKVIGKPFSTEQYGVGLAKDDAVLRKAIDDALKAHEDNGDWKKAYDATLGLSGSPAPAVPALERY from the coding sequence ATGAGGACCCGTCGCACCATCGCCGCCGCCCTGTCGGTGCTCGCGCTGACCGCCGTCGCCGCCTGCGGCAAGGACGGCTCGCCGTCGACCGGCTCGGACGCGGCCGCCCCGAAGCTGCCGACGTACAGCGTCAACACCGCGGCCAAGCTGGACGGTTCGCCGGCGTGGACGGCGGCCAAGAAGCGCGGCAAGCTGATCATCGGCGCCAAGTCGGACCAGCCGTTCCTGGGCTTCGAGGACGTCTCCACCAACACCCGCAACGGCTTCGACATCGAGATCGCCAAGATGGTCGCCGCCGACCTCGGATTCTCGCCCGACCAGATCGAGTTCAAGACGATCGTCTCGGCGAACCGCGAGACCGAGATCGGGCACAACAACATCGACTACTACGTCGGCACCTACAGCATCAACGCCAAGCGCAAGAACGACGTCTCGTTCGCCGGCCCGTACTACATCGCCGGCCAGGACCTGCTGGTCCGCAAGGACGACACGGCGATCACCGGCCCCGAGAGCGCCGTGGGCAAGAACGTCTGCACCGTCACCGGTTCCACCTCGGTCGACCAGATCGAGAAGTACATCGGCAAGGGCAAGGCGATCCACTACGACAACTACGCCCAGTGCGTGGACCGGCTGCTCACCGGCGAGCTCGACGCGGTGACCACCGACGACGCGATCCTCAAGGGATTCGCCGCGAAGAACGCCGGCAAGCTCAAGGTGATCGGCAAGCCGTTCTCCACCGAGCAGTACGGCGTGGGTCTCGCCAAGGACGACGCGGTGCTGCGCAAGGCGATCGACGACGCGCTCAAGGCCCACGAGGACAACGGGGACTGGAAGAAGGCGTACGACGCCACCCTCGGCCTGTCCGGCTCCCCGGCGCCGGCCGTCCCGGCCCTCGAGCGCTACTGA